In Treponema denticola, one genomic interval encodes:
- a CDS encoding GNAT family N-acetyltransferase, producing MESNYVIRMEEIQDYTVVENLTRDSFWNVYRPGCMEHYILHCYRNNPDFISELSLVIEINEKIIGHVMYSKAELTLDNGEKVSAWTFGPISIHPDYRQKGYGLKLLKCSLEKARTMGIGFVCIEGNIEFYRHAGFDLASKFHIHYYCEPKDAEVPYFLVLELIPEYLKMYGIVEATYRPPKGYFAADENPCDFEAYESIFPYKEKLVLPGQLQ from the coding sequence GTGGAATCAAATTATGTAATCCGTATGGAAGAGATTCAAGATTATACTGTTGTTGAAAATTTAACTAGAGATTCTTTCTGGAATGTGTATAGACCCGGCTGTATGGAACATTATATCCTGCACTGTTACAGGAATAATCCCGATTTTATTTCGGAACTTTCATTGGTTATAGAGATAAACGAAAAAATTATCGGGCATGTGATGTATTCAAAAGCAGAGCTGACTCTCGACAATGGTGAAAAAGTTTCTGCATGGACTTTTGGACCGATAAGTATACATCCGGATTACAGGCAGAAGGGATACGGCTTGAAGTTGTTAAAATGTTCGCTTGAAAAAGCTAGAACAATGGGAATTGGTTTTGTTTGTATTGAAGGTAACATTGAGTTTTATCGTCATGCGGGGTTTGATCTTGCGAGCAAGTTTCATATTCACTATTATTGTGAGCCGAAAGATGCCGAAGTGCCGTATTTTCTTGTGCTGGAACTTATTCCCGAATACCTTAAAATGTATGGAATTGTAGAAGCGACTTATCGTCCTCCGAAAGGATATTTTGCGGCTGATGAAAATCCCTGCGATTTTGAAGCGTATGAATCGATTTTTCCTTATAAAGAAAAATTGGTTTTACCCGGTCAGTTGCAGTAA
- a CDS encoding type II toxin-antitoxin system RelE/ParE family toxin — protein MFEIKIAPQAAADLLEIKNYIENELQNPIAAHNTISKIIETYENLTAFPNVGIPVGKYVSFPTDYKFVLSNNYSIFYRIEDEVIRIVRILYSRRDFVRILFGENSK, from the coding sequence ATGTTTGAGATAAAGATTGCTCCGCAAGCGGCAGCAGATTTACTTGAAATCAAAAATTATATAGAGAATGAACTTCAAAATCCCATAGCAGCACATAATACCATTTCAAAAATTATAGAAACTTATGAAAATTTGACGGCTTTTCCAAATGTAGGGATTCCTGTGGGAAAATATGTTTCATTTCCTACAGATTATAAGTTTGTGCTTTCAAATAATTATTCAATATTTTATAGAATTGAAGACGAAGTTATAAGAATTGTAAGGATTTTGTATTCAAGAAGAGATTTTGTTCGTATTTTGTTTGGAGAGAATAGTAAATAA
- a CDS encoding DUF2087 domain-containing protein has product MNLPILKEQISQFLDEEGRIVRWPKKTYDKINVLKYLQGKFAPDKKYSEIEVNAVLKTWHTFNDHALLRRELFDKFLLERTPDCKEYWVNTDKIII; this is encoded by the coding sequence ATGAATTTACCGATTTTAAAAGAACAAATTTCACAATTTCTTGATGAAGAAGGCCGTATTGTCAGATGGCCCAAGAAAACTTATGATAAAATAAATGTCTTAAAATATTTGCAAGGAAAATTTGCCCCTGATAAAAAATATTCTGAAATTGAAGTGAATGCAGTTTTAAAAACTTGGCACACTTTCAATGATCATGCTCTATTAAGACGTGAACTTTTTGATAAATTTTTATTGGAACGTACACCGGATTGTAAAGAATATTGGGTTAATACCGATAAAATTATAATTTAA
- a CDS encoding GNAT family N-acetyltransferase, giving the protein MNLNDIMEKLPNKNIYRIDLMIGRKELWNKGIGSRVINMLTKYGVREKKADMIFAVISDYNLRSLKAFSKNKYVEYNRVEISSSKSKEEIRLVYRNFV; this is encoded by the coding sequence ATGAATTTAAACGATATTATGGAAAAACTACCAAATAAAAATATTTATAGAATCGATTTAATGATTGGTAGGAAAGAATTATGGAACAAAGGAATTGGGAGCCGAGTTATAAATATGCTTACCAAATATGGGGTTAGAGAGAAAAAAGCTGATATGATATTTGCTGTTATTTCTGATTATAACTTAAGAAGTCTAAAAGCATTTTCAAAAAATAAGTATGTAGAATATAATAGAGTAGAAATAAGTAGTAGTAAATCAAAAGAAGAAATAAGATTGGTATATAGAAATTTTGTCTAA
- a CDS encoding type II toxin-antitoxin system prevent-host-death family antitoxin: MIAIKPVSDLRNYNEVLQDVADESPVFLTKNGRGCYAVISIRDYEKLTATQTLFSELKKGEESALQNGWLDTTQVRKMAGL, encoded by the coding sequence ATGATTGCTATAAAACCTGTTTCGGATTTGCGTAATTATAATGAAGTTTTGCAGGATGTTGCTGATGAATCGCCGGTTTTTCTTACTAAAAATGGTAGGGGGTGTTATGCTGTGATTTCCATAAGAGATTACGAAAAATTGACGGCTACGCAAACTCTTTTTTCTGAATTGAAGAAAGGCGAAGAATCTGCTTTGCAAAATGGATGGCTGGACACAACTCAAGTCAGAAAAATGGCGGGACTTTGA
- a CDS encoding class I SAM-dependent methyltransferase — protein MSKRIEILRSFYDDIDEDSRLNRSRQGQLEYLTTMNYIHRYAKAGAKILEIGAGTGRYSIALAKEGYNVTAVELVESNLEVLKRNSTGIENIVYYKGDALNLDRFEDNQFDITLLFGPIC, from the coding sequence ATGAGTAAAAGAATAGAAATACTAAGGTCATTTTATGATGATATCGATGAAGACAGCAGGTTAAACAGAAGCCGTCAGGGACAGTTGGAATATCTTACTACAATGAACTATATTCATCGCTATGCAAAAGCCGGAGCAAAGATATTAGAGATTGGTGCCGGTACGGGTAGATACTCGATTGCCTTGGCAAAAGAAGGATATAATGTTACAGCGGTTGAATTAGTAGAGAGCAATCTTGAAGTGCTGAAAAGAAACAGCACCGGTATTGAAAATATTGTTTATTATAAGGGAGATGCCTTAAATCTTGATAGATTTGAAGACAATCAATTTGATATTACATTATTGTTCGGCCCTATTTGTTAA
- a CDS encoding HNH endonuclease, translating to MSKITDKMIKYSYEFAKDVYNGKISINDAVKVLSTKYSMKETSAKDYINNYKYMRLAHKYARTMNEAATKYFLDSIYQEDGQSELKKALISVFGHLDYYESLGHGKLNGIRRIYEQYSKLISDADLTLYPEEEEENIYKEGKAKQVYVNIYERDQNARKKCIEYYGYKCCVCGMLLSDKYGAIGRDFIHIHHIKALSSIKKEYTVDPITDLRPVCPNCHAMIHRRVPPYSIEELKEIIK from the coding sequence CTAAAATAACGGATAAAATGATTAAGTACTCGTATGAGTTTGCGAAAGATGTTTATAATGGAAAAATCTCAATCAATGATGCTGTTAAAGTATTATCAACAAAATACTCAATGAAGGAAACGTCTGCAAAAGATTATATAAATAATTATAAATATATGAGACTTGCTCATAAGTACGCACGTACAATGAATGAAGCAGCAACAAAATATTTCTTGGATAGTATTTATCAAGAAGATGGTCAATCAGAACTGAAGAAAGCATTAATATCAGTATTCGGTCATTTGGATTATTATGAATCACTTGGACATGGAAAATTAAATGGAATAAGGCGAATATATGAGCAATATAGTAAATTAATTAGCGATGCTGATTTGACACTCTATCCAGAAGAAGAAGAAGAAAATATTTATAAAGAGGGAAAAGCAAAACAAGTTTATGTAAATATATATGAACGTGATCAAAATGCTCGAAAAAAATGTATTGAATATTACGGTTACAAATGTTGTGTTTGTGGAATGTTACTTTCAGATAAATATGGGGCAATAGGTCGAGATTTTATACATATTCATCATATTAAAGCATTGTCCTCAATAAAAAAGGAATATACTGTTGATCCGATTACTGATTTAAGACCTGTATGTCCTAATTGCCATGCGATGATTCATAGAAGAGTACCGCCATATTCAATTGAAGAATTAAAAGAAATAATTAAGTAG
- a CDS encoding DUF1697 domain-containing protein, producing MDYIALLRGINVGNSVKINMKELKILFEQCGFSNVSTYINSGNVLFKSNDKKNSITENIEKALHITTGNEVKVLVKTKIEMVKIASSIPDNWQNNDEQKTDVAYLFESIDNENIIDELPIKKEYIQLIYVKGALIWNVRREDYNKSYLNKIISHKVYKDMTVRNVNTARYLARC from the coding sequence ATGGATTATATAGCATTGCTCAGAGGTATCAATGTCGGAAACTCGGTAAAAATTAACATGAAAGAATTGAAAATATTATTTGAACAATGCGGTTTTTCAAACGTTTCAACATACATCAATTCCGGAAATGTCCTTTTTAAATCAAATGACAAAAAAAACAGTATTACGGAGAATATTGAAAAGGCATTACATATAACTACGGGGAATGAAGTAAAAGTATTGGTAAAGACAAAAATTGAAATGGTAAAAATAGCAAGTAGTATCCCCGATAATTGGCAAAATAATGATGAGCAAAAGACCGATGTAGCGTATTTATTTGAATCAATAGATAATGAAAACATAATAGATGAATTGCCGATAAAAAAGGAATATATACAATTAATATATGTTAAGGGTGCATTAATCTGGAATGTTCGACGAGAAGATTATAATAAAAGCTATTTAAATAAAATAATATCACATAAAGTATATAAAGATATGACAGTACGAAATGTTAATACGGCCCGATATCTTGCAAGGTGCTAA
- a CDS encoding HAD family hydrolase: MKQYTSYLFDMGSTLLEFHNPKLNESEILKNGHNRMIAYISNIYGKFIADKIDKEVILPWYDYVEKERKIKRIEYRICEALFLKFGELGIHISYNEIIEILKKDYLDFYNYAHPNEGVIDCLKFLKEKKCKIGVVSNIMYPKEIYLEIFKREGLDLFIDNYTFSYENTYMKPHSSVFLRALMPLDAKISETLMVGDNEKVDVIGAKAVGLKTCLYDKDKKYKQHQADFYINNFMEIIDN; encoded by the coding sequence ATGAAGCAATATACATCTTACCTTTTTGATATGGGTTCTACCTTATTGGAATTCCATAATCCAAAATTGAATGAAAGTGAAATACTTAAAAACGGTCATAACCGTATGATAGCTTATATTTCTAATATTTACGGTAAATTCATTGCCGATAAAATAGACAAAGAAGTCATTTTACCTTGGTATGACTATGTTGAAAAAGAGCGTAAAATTAAAAGAATAGAATACCGTATTTGTGAAGCCTTGTTTTTAAAATTTGGAGAGTTAGGTATACATATTTCTTATAATGAAATTATTGAAATATTGAAAAAAGATTATCTTGATTTTTATAACTATGCTCATCCGAATGAAGGAGTGATTGATTGCCTTAAATTTTTAAAAGAAAAGAAGTGTAAAATCGGTGTTGTTTCAAACATTATGTACCCCAAAGAAATATATCTTGAAATTTTTAAGAGAGAAGGGCTTGATTTATTTATTGATAATTATACTTTCAGTTATGAAAATACCTATATGAAGCCTCATTCTTCTGTTTTTTTACGAGCTCTGATGCCGCTGGATGCAAAAATTTCGGAAACGCTTATGGTGGGCGATAATGAAAAAGTCGATGTTATAGGTGCAAAAGCTGTAGGATTAAAAACCTGTTTATACGATAAAGATAAAAAGTATAAACAACATCAAGCCGATTTTTATATAAATAATTTTATGGAAATTATTGATAATTAA